Below is a window of Paenibacillus bovis DNA.
GATGTCCAATGACATCGATAAAGTAATTAGAGAGATCGATCAGATCACACAATCCAAAATTGACCGTGTAGCCGACAAAATCGACTCCGAATTGAACTCCTGTGGTCGTGAGCTGACTAATGCTGCCAGCACATTGTCCCAAATTAAACCCCTGATGGATCGTCTGGTTGCACAGGTTGGACAAAATGCACCTGACCACGTACAGATTCTGGTAACTTCGATCGCGCAGGAAGTAATGTCCAAAGTTATCGCAGCAGGTGGCAACGTTGACGAAGTACAGAAAAATATCAAAGACGTCGACAAACTGACTGACGAGATCGATAACCTGACCGATGAGATCGACAAGCTGACTAACAAAATTGATGAGATCACTGACAAATATCAGAAATAAGGAGGCTTATCTCCATGAACGACTATACACCACCGGTAGGTGGCCAGCCCAACTACATATCCGGGTGGGGCAATCAGAAAGCCAAGGAAACGGCTCTGAAAATTGACCATATTGCGGATAAAGCCAAATTTGGCATTGAGATTCTGGGTTCCGGTCTGGTCGGTATTGATGCGATCGAGAAAGAGTTGATCGAGCTCTCGCATGCTCCGAATCCTCCATCCCAGGAACAGATTCGCTCTATCGCACACCGTCTGGATTCCCACCAGAAGCAGATCCAGCAAGCGCTTGATCGGATCCGGGACATGATGACCGATATTGATAAAGCGACAGACGCGATTCAGAATTCACCGCGTACCAGCTGGTAAGCATTAGCAACTGGCATTAGCCAGATTATAGAACGTACTGAAAAGACGCATACCCGGTATGCGTCTTTTTGGTATGCTATAATGCAGCCGAATCATTACAGGTCCAGCTGCATCCCCGACCAAAGTCCAAGCTGAAAAACAGCCGCAGGACGGTTTGAAAGGCTCCTCTATTCCTATATCCTAAAAGTATCACATATCAACGAGACAGCGTGGATAAACAAGCTTGCGGAAGAAGAAATGTTGCTGTCGGCACAGGAATATATTTTGCAGAGGAGAGTATGGGAAATGAACAAATTATATCGTTCCAACAATGACAGGATGATGACCGGGCTGATGGGTGGCTTCGCAGAGATTCTGGGAATGAGTTCTACCTTTTTGAGATTGTTATTCGTCGTCAGCGTATTTTTGACTGGTGGAACATCCATCCTATTTTACTTTATAGCGGCGCTTTTGATTCCGCGGGGAAAACAGATGTACTGAGGTAAAGCATACTGGGTGCGAGAGGAACAGCATCTTTCTACGGAGAATTGCTTCACTGAATAAAGCAGCATGAGGCTATGAGCAAGCAGGAGAGCACCTGCCTATAACGATTGTACAGGGAACAACTAACATAAGCGTGGTAAACAATAAAACGATGAAGCATTCGTATCCGTATACGAAAGGCGTCATCGTTTTTTGTTTGATTTGGTGAAAAGGAGGAAATAGTCTGTATAGGCTGGTTATTCCTCTATTCAGCACAGCGCATTATCTAAATTCCACTCCGCGTATTTTGGCAAATATCATCGTGTCACGCAGCCGTCCCTCATGATTCAGACGATCCGGCGACTCAAGCATTATCCACTCCATACCTTGTGGAAATACATATAAAAATAAAGTCATACTACATATAAAAAGAGCATCGTATAAAATGAAATACTTTTAAAAAACCGCTTTTTTTGGTTGATAAATAGTAATGATTACGATAAGATGAAAACCGATATTAAATCGTAATTATTACTAAGTATAGATATATAGCGGGGGGAACGATTGTGAATAAGACAGGTAAAGCCAGCCGGTGGAGTAAGTCCGTACAGTCATCAGACCAGGCCAATAATAAAAACACTTCTACATATACGAGAGCCTATACATCAGGCAGTTCGTTGTACAGATGGGTAAATGTCAAAGGAAAAACAAGCAAATACACGCCGGG
It encodes the following:
- a CDS encoding PspC domain-containing protein, encoding MNKLYRSNNDRMMTGLMGGFAEILGMSSTFLRLLFVVSVFLTGGTSILFYFIAALLIPRGKQMY